The Corynebacterium minutissimum genome includes the window GCGCTCATGGATGCAGCCCCGCCGAGTGGTGGGGGCGATGTGAGCACGGAGTTCGGTGCGGTGGCTGGGGATGGAACCCAGTACAACACCGACGGAGTTACGTGGCCTAAGCAGATTGCAGAGGCTATGGAGAGTGGTGAGGTTGGTCCGGGATCCTTTGACGCTGCGACTGGACAGATGAAGGGGCTCTCGGAACTGGGAATGGATGCCGCAGAGATCGCGCAGTTCCAGTCAGATTTGCGCAACCGCGGGCGCAGTATCTTGAGCGAGCTAGGGTTCGGTGATGCGCTTGAGCCAATCGACGCCTCCCAAATGAACACGTCCGCAGCCACCGCAGGGGTTAGTTCCGTGAATCTTATGGGTGGCGTTCAGGCGGCAAACGGACAAGCCCTGTCGGCCGCCGGATTAGGCAGTGGCGCGGGTGCGGGAGCATCCGGCATGGGAGCCTTGGGGCTGCCGGGAGGCCGTGGCAGTACAGCGGGTGCGCTGACAGGCGGCATGCCGAGGGGCATGAACAACGGAATGAACAGAGCGCTGGGTCGCATTCCTGAAAACCCGCTGACCTCGGCAGCGGGCCTTGGGGGAGCGTCTGCCACCTCACCGCAGACCGGAACGCACCCCGTCCTCGGCGGACTACCGGGAGCGGCGGCGTCTGGCGGGGCGAGGGACGGAAGGGCGTCGGCAAGCGCGGGCGGAGCTGGCGGATCCGTCACGGGCCCTATTGGGGGCGCGGTTGGAGGAGCCGGAAACAACGGTGCCGGGGTGGCAGCCAAGTCCGGGGCACACGTGGCGAAGGGCGCTGCGGGCCTCCGCATGATGCCCATGATGGGCGGCGCGGCCCGTGGAGGAGAGAATGAAAAGCAGATCAAATCCGTGACCACGCAGGTTGAACGAGATCCCAACAAACGTGACCTGCTGGGAGAATCGCCGGCGGTGCTTCCGGGCGTGATTGGGGAATGGGCCCGAGACGGGGACTAAGACCGGAGGACCAAAACGCGAAAAGCGGCACCACAACAATCGTGGTGCCGCTTCGTCGTGAAGCTAGTTGGTTACAACTTCGGAGCCAGTCGCAGGGGCAACCTCGGTGGCAACCTCGGTCACGGTTTCGGTTGCGGTTTCCTCGGAAGCACCGGCGCCCGGAGCCTCAGCTTCGAAGGTGGCAGCGGTGTCGACCTTTTCATCGGAATCCTGCTGGCTCGGCGGGTGGCAAGCGGCGAGAGTAAGACCAGCGGTGACGGCCAGACCGGCAGCGGCGAAACGAGTGAACTTCTTCATGGGTAGAACTCTTTCTCAGAAAAACGGTGATGTAGAGCAGTATAAGTTAGGACTGGCGCGGCGTGGCGGCCTTAGCAGAATCATACGGTGCTGCAGAGACCACGGTGACCGACAACGTCTTGCCGTTCGGAGCGGTGTACTCGCGGGTCTCGCCCTCGGCAGCACCCAGCAAAGCGGCGCCCAGTGGGGACTGCTCGGAGTAGGTTTCCAGATCCTTGTTGTCGGAGGCAGCAGCGCGGGTACCGATGAGGAAGGTCTCGCGGTCGTCCTTATCGCCGTTGTAGTAGACGTGAACAACGGAACCGATGTGGGCCACGCCCTCCTGAACGGCGGTGCGCTCGGTGGTGGAGTTAGCCAGAACCTCAGAAATCTGCTTGATGCGGGCCTCTTCCTGGTCCTGCATCTCACGCGCGGCATCGTAACCGGCGTTCTCCTTGAGGTCACCTTCCTCGCGGCGCTCGTTAATCTCGGCAGCGACGACCGGGCGGTGGTCAATGAGGGCCTGCAGTTCGGCCTCGAGCTTGGCCTTGGTTTCCGGGGTGATGTACTGCTTCTGCTGCTCAGCCATGGTGCAACCTTCCGTTTACGGATAATCTCTCAAAAGAATGGGCGCAAAAGTGCAGGTGGCACGGCCCATTCAGAACGCTCAACATACTAGCATAGCTGGGCTTTTAGCTATCTGTTGCCTCACCCGTGAATTCGACAGAATCCATGGTGTCGATGTCCAAGTAGGAAGGGATTGCGCCGGAGCAGCCGTAGGCGCCGCCAGCTACCGCGCGGTGGTTCGTAGGAACGTCGATAGCCACGCGCTGGGCTTCCTCACCGCCAGCGGGGACGGCGATTTCGCGGCGGCCGACCTCGGCCTTGGAGTAATCGAAGGCCTGGACAATGCAGTATGCGGGTTCTTCCACGCGGTTGCGGGTAATGTCGACCCAAACTCGTGCGGTGTCATCAGAAATAATCTCGTGCGAGACATAGG containing:
- the greA gene encoding transcription elongation factor GreA; the protein is MAEQQKQYITPETKAKLEAELQALIDHRPVVAAEINERREEGDLKENAGYDAAREMQDQEEARIKQISEVLANSTTERTAVQEGVAHIGSVVHVYYNGDKDDRETFLIGTRAAASDNKDLETYSEQSPLGAALLGAAEGETREYTAPNGKTLSVTVVSAAPYDSAKAATPRQS
- a CDS encoding DUF4307 domain-containing protein, which gives rise to MSSAGSARPASRSQSRYGSSTKSTGSWTNRAIVLVFLAAFIAMIVFGVQYFRTQQKVNANISYVSHEIISDDTARVWVDITRNRVEEPAYCIVQAFDYSKAEVGRREIAVPAGGEEAQRVAIDVPTNHRAVAGGAYGCSGAIPSYLDIDTMDSVEFTGEATDS